The Cryptococcus deuterogattii R265 chromosome 3, complete sequence genome has a segment encoding these proteins:
- a CDS encoding histone acetyltransferase ESA1: MSPSTPSTPHGRGSGSEPGTPAPSVAVGGSYTIDDVVPGVKIYVIKPLSNGQAEQRRAEILSTRPKPKPSAFAPPPHPDAPPPDPRDDTEYYVHYVEFNKRLDEWVGGSRLVLSKEMEWPKAKDDPKKKDRPGKAQPSKATPSRATGSPIPSDSLLKKAANKAAMAAGKAAPGKAMPSSKLGKASKVGKAGKIPQKRKAKTETDAEAEEESNEDNDALGEEEDLDEDGDVTLVASDGAIDPSREVVAAPSNPRAAPQVFSKKQEIEKLRTSGSMTQSHSEISRVKNLNKLQIGKHEVETWYFSPYPIEYAHLPVLYICEFCLLYYPSATQLRRHRSKCTLLHPPGNEIYRHEGISFFEIDGRKQRTWCRNLCLISKCFLDHKTLYYDVDPFLYYCMTIKDDYGCHLIGYFSKEKESAEGYNVACILTLPQHQRKGYGRLLIEFSYELSKVEGKLGSPEKPLSDLGLLGYRAYWQEKIVELLLDSDYEISLDEIAQKTSITHGDIMHTCQALQMIKYYKNSHIIHLTDAVIEQHKKTKAKPRRAINPAYLKWKPPVFSRAQLAFGF; encoded by the exons ATGTCGCCGTCAACACCATCAACTCCTCATGGTCGAGGGAGTGGTAGCGAACCGGGTACTCCTGCGCCATCTGTGGCTGTTGGAGGATCATATACAATTGAT GATGTCGTTCCTGGAGTGAAGATCTATGTCATCAAACCCCTTTCGAACGGCCAGGCTGAGCAACGCAGAGCGGAAATTCTTTCTACCCGTCCTAAACCCAAACCTTCAGCCTttgcacctccaccgcatCCTGATGCACCCCCTCCCGACCCAAGAGACGATACAGAGTACTACGTTCATTATGTCGAGTTTAATAAACGTCTAGATGAATGGGTCGGCGGAAGTAGACTGGTGTTAAGTAAAGAAATGGAATGGCCGAAAGCAAAGGATGAtccaaagaaaaaggacagGCCTGGGAAAGCTCAGCCTTCTAAGGCTACCCCGTCTAGGGCCACCGGTTCACCTATCCCTTCCGATAGTCTTCTGAAGAAAGCGGCGAATAAGGCTGCCATGGCTGCAGGTAAAGCTGCTCCAGGGAAAGCtatgccttcttcaaaacttGGAAAGGCTAGCAAAGTTGGGAAAGCTGGCAAAATTCCTCAAAAGCGGAAGGCTAAGACAGAGACGGAcgcagaagcagaagaggagagtaaTGAGGATAATGATGCATtaggcgaggaagaagatctgGACGAAGACGGTGATGTGACCTTAGTCGCATCGGATGGCGCCATCGACCCCAGTCGTGAAGTTGTTGCCGCCCCTTCAAATCCCCGGGCGGCGCCCCAAGTGTTCTCCAAAAAACAAGAAATCGAAAAGCTCAGGACGTCTGGCTCCATGACGCAGTCTCATTCAGAGATCAGCAGGGTCAAAAATCTTAACAAGCTTCAAATCGGGAAGCATGAAGTTGAGACATGGTATTTCTCTCCTTATCCGATTGAATACGCACATCTTCCTGTTCTTTACATTTGCGAATTCTGCCTTCTTTACTATCCTTCTGCCACACAACTACGGCGACATAGATCGAAATGTACTCTTCTGCATCCTCCAGGCAACGAAATTTACCGCCACGAAGGTATTTCGTTTTTCGAAATCGATGGCCGAAAGCAACGCACTTGGTGCAGGAATCTATGTCTCATCTCGAAATGCTTCCTTGACCATAAAACGTTGTACTACGATGTCGACCCTTTCCTTTACTACTGTATGACGATCAAAGATGACTACGGCTGTCATCTTATTGGTTACTTTtcgaaggaaaaggagtcGGCCGAGGGGTATAATGTTGCCTGTATTCTGACTCTACCTCAACACCAGAGAAAGGGTTACGGTCGACTCCTGATCGAGTTTTCGTACGAGCTGtcaaaagtggaaggaaagcTGGGAAGTCCTGAGAAGCCTTTATCGGATCTGGGTTTGTTGGGTTATCGGGCATATTGGCAGGAGAAAATTGTCGAATTGCTACTGGACAGTGATTATGAGATCAGCCTGGACGAGATCGCCCAAAAAACGTCAATTACTCATGGCGATATCATGCACAC TTGCCAGGCCCTACAAATGATCAAATATTACAAGAACAGCCATATTATCCATCTGACAGATGCTGTTATTGAACAACacaaaaagacaaaagctAAACCTCGGCGCGCCATCAACCCAGCATATTTGAAATGGAAGCCGCCAGTCTTTAGTAGAGCCCAATTGGCGTTTGGTTTCTAA
- a CDS encoding protein-L-isoaspartate O-methyltransferase, producing MAWLSSGRTNVELIENMKSSGLIHSPRVAAAMLKVDRKHYVPQRAFAYEDSPQRIGFGATISAPHMHAHACENLIELLPETQNAGEEPPRILDVGSGSGYLTAVFHYLSPKSLVVGIDHIQGLVSQSIRNLANDGVQVLDKHKIEGGGVLMLCGDGRKGSKEYAPFTVIHVGAAAPEYPQELVDQLAKPGRMFIPVGRGSQGTSFFRGFEVRFLIGESDVWQIDKSVNGDVTKKKLFGVMASVI from the exons ATGGCATGGCTATCAAGTGGACGCACAAATGTAGAG CTTATTGAGAACATGAAAAGCTCTGGCCTGATTCACTCTCCTCGAGTGGCAGCG GCTATGTTGAAGGTGGATAGAAAACACTACGTACCCCAACGTGCATTTGCCTATGAGGATTCGCCTCA GCGAATTGGATTTGGAGCAACTATATCTGCTCCTCATATGCATGCCCATGCATGTGAAAACCTAATTGAACTCCTGCCTGAGACCCAGAATGCTGGGGAAGAGCCTCCTCGAATTTTGGACGTGGGAAGCGGATCTGGTTATT TAACTGCCGTCTTCCACTATCTATCACCCAAGTCTCTAGTTGTCGGCATCGATCATATTCAAGGTCTGGTATCGCAATCGATACGCAACCTTGCCAATGATGGAGTCCAAGTCCTCGATAAGCATAAGATCGAAGGCGGAGGGGTTCTGATGCTTTGCGGTGATGGGCGGAAAGGATCCAAAGAATATGCCCCCTTCACAGTCATCCATGTTGGAGCAGCTGCTCCAGAATACCCTCAAGAATTGGTAGACCAA CTAGCCAAGCCGGGAAGGATGTTTATCCctgttggaagaggatcaCAAGGTACTTCATTCTTTCGAGGCTTTGAAGTGAGGTTTCTGATAGGCGAGTCAGATGTGTGGCAAATCGATAAGTCAGTCAACGGTGATGtgaccaagaagaagctatTTGGAGTCATGGCAAGTGTAATCTGA
- a CDS encoding alpha 1, which yields MMIPRWKYIGIVGGLVFLLHILLSIHPTYRDKTSPFNLLPQQHGWREGQAPPESAIPVVVGDLAENEAALEGRRRANAVFVVLARNSDLWPFLDSMRQMEDRFNHWAKYEYVFLNEEDFSDEFKRYTQSMTKAKCHYGKIDPEHWYQPEWIDEEKATKAREEMIRKKVIYGHSVPYRNMCRFNSGFFFRHPLLANYDYYWRIEPSVKFFCDLAYDPFLVMQDQNKVYGFTISLFEYIETIPTLWDAVKEFIGEHPEYLPEGNAMQFVSDDGGETYNKCHFWSNFEIGDLNFWRSQPYMEFFEFLDKKGGFYYERWGDAPVHSIGAALFAKKEQIHFFDDIGYRHEPFQHCPQGDAHTRGNCWCDQANNFDWEWYSCTKKFTEMF from the exons ATGATGATTCCCCGTTGGAAATATATTGGCATCGTGGGAGGATTAGTC TTCCtcctccatatcctcctATCCATTCACCCTACTTATCGAGACAAGACCTCACCTTTTAACCTTTTACCTCAACAACACGGGTGGCGTGAAGGCCAAGCACCTCCCGAATCCGCCATCCCTGTAGTTGTTGGCGATCTTGCAGAAAATGAGGCCGCTTtggaggggagaagaagagctaATGCAGTCTTTGTCGTTTTGG CCCGAAACTCGGACTTGTGGCCGTTCCTTGACTCTATGCGACAGATGGAGGATCGATTCAATCACTGGGCTAAATATGAATATGTCTTTTTGAACGAAGAG GACTTCTCTGACGAATTCAAAAGGTACACTCAATCAATGACCAAGGCCAAATGTCACTATGGGAAGATTGATCCCGAACATTGGTACCAGCCTGAATG gattgatgaagaaaaggctaCCAAGGctcgagaagaaatgatCAGGAAAAAGGTCATTTATGGTCACTCTGTTCCTTATCGAAACATGTGCAGATTTAACTCGGGT TTCTTCTTTCGACATCCCCTCCTCGCCAATTATGATTACTACTGGCGAATTGAGCCCTCTGTTAAGTTCTTTTGTGACCTCG CCTATGATCCCTTCCTTGTTATGCAGGATCAAAACAAGGTGTACGGCTTTACCATTTCCCTGTTCGAGTACATCGAGACCATCCCCACTCTTTGGGATGCTGTCAAAG AATTCATCGGAGAGCATCCCGAGTATCTTCCTGAAGGCAATGCGATGCAATTCGTTAGCGATGACGGCGGTGAAACCTACAACAAGTGCCACT TCTGGTCCAACTTTGAGATCGGAGACCTTAACTTTTGGCGATCTCAGCCTTACATGGAGTTCTTTGAATTCCTCGACAAGAAAGGTGGATTTTATTATGAGCGATGGGGAGATGCGCCCGTGCACTCGATCGGTGCCGCGCTCTTCGCCAAAAAGGAGCAGATCCACTTCTTCGATGACATTGGTTACAGACACGAACCGTTCCAG CACTGCCCTCAAGGTGATGCTCATACCAGGGGTAACTGTTGGTGTGACCAAGCGAATAATTTCGATTGGGAGTG GTACTCTTGCACAAAGAAATTTACAGAAATGTTCTAA
- a CDS encoding L-carnitine dehydratase/bile acid-inducible protein F: MLRMALFKLKPLQFGKPLSAPLGVPPYASSISHLRSFSTPAIVNDDRPLSGIKVVDLTRILAGPFATMMLSDLGADVIKIESPKNGDDTRSWLPPSAPVPLEDYPRPDLPPESAYFMQANRNKRSLTLNLKSVEGQKIIKRLIEEADVLVENYVPGKLKKFGLSWEEVKEMNPRLIYCSITGYGSTGPYSKSPGYDVVIEAEAGLMHITGEKDGKPVKVGVAVTDVLTGHYAQSGILAALLKRQKTGKGSRVECSLFESQIASLCNIGANYLIAGQEATRWGTSHPSIVPYQVFPTKDSFIMLSAGNDSQFAILCSPAVLNKPDWLNDDRFSKNHRRVENRDVMISLIEEVLSEKTTEEWCQKLTGKGLPFAPINNIAQTFSHPQAIAREVVEEVVHPRAGKIKLAAPAVTYDGSKPKLYRPPPYLGQHTEEVLTDLGYNSDEIKKMQVDGVI, encoded by the exons ATGTTACGTATGGCTCTATTCAAACTCAAGCCCTTGCAGTTCGGCAAGCCTTTATCAGCGCCGCTTGGGGTGCCACCATACGCATCCTCAATATCGCACCTGCGAAGCTTCTCAACTCCAGCCATTGTGAATGATGATAGGCCGCTCAGCGGTATCAAAGTGGTAGACTTAACAAGGATTCTGGCCGGGCCGTTTGCAACAATGATGCTT TCTGATCTTGGGG CCGATGTCATTAAG ATTGAATCTCCTAAGAACGGTGATGACACACGCTCATGGCTCCCTCCTTCCGCCCCAGTCCCACTCGAGGATTACCCAAGGCCtgaccttcctcctgaATCAGCTTACTTTATGCAAGCCAATAGAAACAAACGGTC TCTGACGCTTAATCTCAAATCTGTAGAAGGTCAAAAAATCATCAAAAGACTGATCGAAGAAGCAGATGTGCTCGTGGAGAATTA TGTCCCAGGAAAATTGAAGAAATTCGGTCTCTcatgggaagaagtgaaggaAATGAATCCCAGGCTTATCTACTGCTCAATTACAG GATATGGATCTACCGGACCTTATTCTAAGTCACCAGGATACGACGTTGTTATTGAAGCTGAAGCTGGACTAATGCATATCACcggagagaaagatggtAAACCCGTCAAG GTCGGGGTGGCGGTCACAGATGTCCTGACTGGACACTATGCGCAATCTGGTATTTTGGCAGCTCTTTTAAAGCGTCAGAAGACAGGGAAAGGCTCCCGCGTTGAGTGTAGTTTGTTCGAAAGTCAG ATTGCTTCGCTCTGTAATATAGGTGCCAATTATCTCATTGCGGGACAAGAAGCTACCCGTTGGGGCACATCACATCCCTCCATAGTCCCTTATCAAGTGTTTCCCACGAAGGATTCTTTTATCATGCTCTCGGCCGGCAATGATTCTCAGTTCGCGATTCTTTGTTCACCTGCCGTGCTTAACAAGCCTGACTGGTTGAATGACGACCGGTTTTCTAAAAACCACAGGAGAGTGGAGAACCGAGATGTCATGATTTCACTTATTGAGGAAGTTCTCTCTGAAAAAACAACCGAGGAATGGTGCCAAAAACTCACAGGGAAAGG ACTGCCGTTTGC ACCAATCAACAATATTGCGCAAACATTCTCCCATCCACAAGCCATAGCTAGGGAGGTAGTAGAAGAAGTGGTC CATCCGCGGGCTGGTAAGATCAAGCTTGCAGCACCGGCTGTCACATATGATGGTAGCAAGCCGAAG TTGTATCGCCCACCGCCATACCTGGGTCAACATACTGAAGAAGTCTTAACAGATCTCGGCTATAACTCTGACGAAATAAAGAAGATGCAGGTGGACGGCGTCATATGA